The following coding sequences lie in one Ctenopharyngodon idella isolate HZGC_01 chromosome 11, HZGC01, whole genome shotgun sequence genomic window:
- the elovl1b gene encoding elongation of very long chain fatty acids protein 1b, translating to MLEMVKDRVLEVYESLLAGRDPRLKDYLLMESPGSMTAILLAYLFFVLYAGPKFMANRKPYQLKEAMIIYNLSLVVLSAYIVYEFLMSGWATGYTWRCDPCDYSNSPQGLRMARVSWLFLFSKFIELMDTVFFVLRKKHSQITFLHIFHHSFMPWTWWWGVSYAPGGMGSFHAMINSCVHVIMYSYYGLSAAGPRFQKFLWWKKYMTAIQLIQFVLVSLHVTQWYFMKSCDYQVPLFIHLIWMYGTFFFVLFSNFWYQAYVKGKRLPKNTQHLAQNGKANGSTTVANGSSVVSNGHGVHENGQSNGKKHHENGSTLNGKMKKA from the exons ATGCTGGAGATGGTGAAAGACAGAGTACTGGAGGTCTATGAAAGCCTCTTAGCAGGAAGAG ACCCAAGGTTGAAGGATTACCTCCTAATGGAGAGTCCTGGCAGTATGACTGCTATTCTGCTTGCttatcttttctttgtactgtACGCCGGCCCTAAGTTTATGGCCAACCGCAAACCCTACCAGTTGAAAGAAGCTATGATCATTTACAACCTGTCCTTGGTTGTCCTCTCTGCATATATAGTATATGAG TTCTTGATGTCGGGGTGGGCGACAGGATACACGTGGAGGTGTGACCCATGTGATTATTCAAACAGCCCTCAAGGACTCAGA ATGGCAAGAGTCTCCTGGTTATTTCTGTTTTCAAAGTTCATTGAGCTTATGGACACG GTGTTTTTTGTGCTGCGTAAGAAACACAGTCAGATCACCTTCCTGCACATCTTCCACCATTCCTTCATGCCCTGGACATGGTGGTGGGGCGTGAGCTATGCGCCAG GTGGAATGGGCTCCTTCCATGCCATGATCAACTCTTGTGTCCATGTGATCATGTACTCCTACTATGGCCTTTCTGCTGCCGGACCTCGCTTCCAGAAGTTCCTCTGGTGGAAGAAATACATGACTGCAATTCAGCTG ATTCAGTTTGTGTTGGTGTCTCTTCATGTAACCCAGTGGTACTTCATGAAGAGCTGCGACTACCAGGTGCCTCTGTTCATTCACCTCATCTGGATGTACGGAACCTTCTTCTTCGTGCTGTTCTCTAACTTCTGGTACCAGGCGTACGTGAAGGGCAAGAGGCTACCGAAGAACACCCAACACCTCGCCCAGAATGGCAAGGCTAATGGATCAACCACAGTGGCCAACGGCTCGTCGGTTGTTTCAAACGGCCACGGTGTACATGAAAATGGCCAGAGCAACGGGAAGAAACACCATGAGAATGGAAGCACTCTCAACGGAAAGATGAAGAAAGCCTGA